The Lacrimispora xylanolytica genome has a segment encoding these proteins:
- a CDS encoding DUF2935 domain-containing protein, which yields MLSQELFVQWSLQYHLFWLRIMKEHAIFIEATMPPPGKSLAQKADAYKQNYDQFLLTTIILSNGMIPRDALESGQYYTQFTEGAEQDAENYTGISTRPDITVKEYDIAPVYGNLTITGSLEQDVIHLNQSVLTLTDSFIQFQSDLLNDRASCRLFTMMYTGDILHVLMEAKRYQMILSALQNRDENAIEDYKIFWTHNMADHAKVMRGQFDPTEAAYFNRANQLAELFDTLSEEETGTNTFPTNQELLISTNEIRDFKANTTDAIMRCKVQSIMLALYTDHLLREANHFIYLMK from the coding sequence ATGTTATCCCAAGAATTATTCGTACAATGGTCCCTGCAATATCATCTCTTTTGGCTCCGTATTATGAAAGAACATGCCATATTCATTGAAGCAACCATGCCGCCTCCCGGAAAATCCCTTGCACAAAAGGCTGATGCCTACAAACAGAATTATGATCAGTTTTTATTGACCACAATTATTTTATCCAACGGGATGATTCCCCGTGATGCACTGGAGTCCGGTCAGTATTATACCCAATTTACCGAAGGAGCCGAGCAGGATGCAGAAAATTATACCGGTATCAGCACAAGGCCTGATATTACGGTAAAGGAATACGATATCGCTCCTGTTTATGGCAATTTAACAATTACAGGAAGCTTAGAGCAGGATGTCATTCATCTAAACCAGAGTGTTCTTACCCTCACCGATTCCTTTATTCAGTTCCAGTCTGATCTTTTAAATGACAGAGCCTCCTGCCGTCTCTTTACCATGATGTACACCGGGGATATCTTACACGTACTAATGGAAGCAAAGAGATATCAGATGATTCTTTCCGCGCTTCAAAACAGAGATGAAAATGCCATAGAGGATTATAAGATCTTCTGGACCCATAACATGGCAGATCACGCCAAGGTCATGAGAGGCCAATTTGATCCAACGGAAGCCGCATATTTTAACAGGGCAAACCAGCTTGCTGAGCTTTTTGATACTCTATCCGAGGAAGAAACGGGAACGAATACCTTCCCCACCAATCAGGAGCTTTTAATCAGCACCAATGAGATTCGGGATTTTAAAGCAAACACAACCGATGCTATTATGCGCTGCAAGGTCCAGTCTATCATGCTTGCTCTTTACACGGATCACTTATTAAGAGAGGCAAACCATTTTATTT
- the msrB gene encoding peptide-methionine (R)-S-oxide reductase MsrB: MKKEIYLAGGCFWGTEQYLQNIPGILATEVGYANGNTEHPTYEEVCRHNTGHAETVKVEYEDTVIGLPYILELYYDVINPVSINRQGGDVGSQYRTGIYYTDAKDAPVIEESIKKLQNRYQEKIAIERLPLENYYKAEEYHQKYLDKNPGGYCHIGADKFEKAKKAVDKDKKFAKKPENELKQELTKEQFEVTQNSATEAPFQNEYYNEFREGIYVDITTGEPLFMSADKFDAGCGWPSFSKPIESAAIKELLDTSYGRIRTEVRSSHGDAHLGHVFTDGPKETGGLRYCINSASLRFIPKEKMEEEGYGVYLGLF; the protein is encoded by the coding sequence ATGAAAAAAGAAATTTATTTAGCAGGCGGGTGTTTTTGGGGAACAGAACAATATCTTCAGAACATTCCGGGTATCCTGGCAACAGAAGTTGGCTATGCAAACGGCAACACAGAACACCCCACCTATGAAGAGGTATGCAGGCACAACACCGGCCATGCAGAAACAGTCAAGGTGGAGTATGAGGACACGGTAATAGGGCTTCCCTATATTTTAGAACTGTATTATGATGTGATCAATCCAGTCAGCATAAACCGCCAGGGCGGTGATGTTGGATCTCAATATCGAACCGGAATCTATTATACAGATGCAAAGGATGCACCTGTGATAGAAGAATCCATAAAAAAGCTCCAGAATCGTTATCAGGAGAAAATAGCCATTGAGCGGCTTCCTCTTGAAAATTATTATAAGGCAGAAGAGTATCATCAGAAATACTTAGATAAAAACCCAGGGGGATATTGCCACATAGGAGCAGATAAGTTTGAAAAGGCAAAAAAGGCAGTAGATAAGGATAAAAAGTTTGCAAAGAAACCGGAAAATGAACTAAAACAGGAGCTTACGAAAGAACAGTTTGAAGTAACTCAAAACAGTGCAACAGAGGCTCCTTTTCAAAATGAGTATTACAATGAATTCCGGGAAGGAATCTATGTGGATATTACCACTGGAGAACCTCTTTTTATGTCGGCGGACAAGTTTGATGCCGGCTGCGGATGGCCCAGTTTTTCAAAGCCAATAGAATCAGCGGCGATTAAAGAACTTCTTGATACCAGTTACGGTCGGATCCGAACAGAAGTAAGAAGCAGTCATGGGGATGCTCATCTTGGTCATGTGTTTACCGATGGCCCTAAGGAAACGGGCGGACTTCGTTATTGCATCAACAGTGCTTCCCTTCGGTTCATACCAAAAGAGAAGATGGAAGAAGAAGGCTACGGAGTGTATCTGGGATTGTTTTAA
- a CDS encoding PQQ-dependent sugar dehydrogenase, whose product MFQGVNRNRIHSCNDDDTMLERFLDPSDIYIIRGYGVEVFINNLDAPSSMVFDEEGNIFISDSGRATDHPRILKLVNGQFETIADDFVTPISGINYLHGILYVSHRGFITKIYKDGTRQNIIMGLPSNGDHINSPVAFSPDNKLYFGQGTVTNSGVVGNDNKWVTVSPLLCDYTGDYVMLYGQNFMTDNILTEAVTDDPAFTGAFSPYGIPNIEFEIRKRYIKASGSILRANLDGSNLEQVAWGFRDPAFLRFDNSGQLYVVNNGFNPVGSRPIENASEDFYYVTPDQWYGWPDYSGGEPVDSPRYTPAGGVQPTLIFKNQPNVPPRPFVRFPPSSTLSGFEFNYNRAFGPYGDVYVTEFGSTIDGRMGEGTSYAGSGHRVSRIDMKARTISTFAINKNGFPSSIARSGGFERPVHLLFGPDGAMYIVDMGYNLDGDPSVFIPKTGVVWRVYRTAEAL is encoded by the coding sequence ATGTTTCAAGGCGTAAATAGAAACAGAATTCATTCTTGCAATGATGATGATACTATGTTGGAGCGGTTTCTGGATCCATCCGATATCTATATCATAAGAGGCTACGGAGTGGAGGTTTTTATCAACAACTTAGATGCCCCCTCCAGCATGGTTTTCGACGAAGAAGGAAATATTTTTATCTCCGATTCCGGAAGGGCTACAGACCATCCCAGAATTCTTAAACTGGTGAACGGACAGTTTGAGACCATTGCAGATGATTTTGTTACTCCTATATCAGGAATCAATTATCTGCATGGGATTCTCTACGTATCTCACAGAGGCTTCATCACCAAAATATATAAAGACGGTACAAGACAGAATATTATTATGGGACTGCCCAGCAATGGGGACCATATAAACAGTCCGGTCGCTTTTTCTCCGGATAATAAACTATACTTTGGACAGGGTACTGTTACCAACAGCGGAGTGGTGGGTAATGACAATAAATGGGTGACCGTTTCTCCATTGTTATGTGATTATACAGGTGATTATGTCATGCTCTATGGCCAGAATTTCATGACAGATAATATACTAACAGAAGCTGTCACAGACGACCCTGCATTTACCGGTGCATTTTCCCCTTATGGGATTCCTAATATTGAATTTGAAATTAGAAAAAGATATATAAAGGCGTCAGGAAGCATCTTACGTGCCAATCTGGACGGTTCTAATTTAGAGCAGGTCGCATGGGGATTTCGTGATCCTGCGTTTTTAAGGTTTGATAACAGCGGGCAGCTCTACGTGGTGAATAACGGCTTTAATCCAGTCGGTTCCAGACCCATTGAGAATGCCAGCGAAGATTTTTACTATGTCACACCGGATCAGTGGTATGGCTGGCCTGATTATTCTGGTGGAGAACCTGTAGATTCTCCCAGGTATACCCCGGCAGGAGGAGTCCAGCCCACCCTGATTTTTAAAAACCAGCCCAATGTGCCGCCCAGACCTTTTGTGCGGTTTCCGCCTAGTTCCACCTTATCAGGCTTTGAATTTAATTATAATCGAGCCTTTGGTCCTTATGGAGATGTTTATGTGACCGAGTTTGGAAGCACCATTGACGGCCGTATGGGGGAAGGAACGTCATATGCAGGTTCTGGGCACCGGGTGTCCAGAATCGATATGAAAGCCAGAACCATCAGTACCTTTGCCATTAATAAAAACGGATTTCCCTCATCCATTGCAAGAAGTGGTGGATTTGAACGTCCGGTTCATCTTCTTTTCGGACCAGACGGAGCCATGTATATTGTTGATATGGGATATAATCTGGATGGGGATCCCAGCGTGTTTATACCAAAGACCGGTGTTGTATGGAGGGTTTACCGAACGGCAGAAGCCTTATGA
- a CDS encoding beta-class carbonic anhydrase, translating to MIDEILEYNEEFVKNKGYERYITNKYPDKKTAIVSCMDTRLTQLLPAALGIKNGDAKIIKNAGGIISHPFGSAMRSLLIGIYELGVDEILVIGHTDCGARYTDSQGMIQKMKARGVEQRNIDLIKYYGIDFETWLGGFLDLDQSITKSVDIIRNHPLVPDTIKVYGLVIDSVTGALRRVV from the coding sequence ATGATTGATGAGATACTTGAATATAATGAAGAATTTGTTAAGAATAAAGGATACGAACGGTATATAACAAACAAGTATCCCGATAAAAAAACAGCTATAGTATCCTGCATGGATACCAGACTGACGCAGCTCCTTCCAGCCGCACTGGGCATAAAAAATGGCGATGCCAAGATAATTAAAAATGCCGGGGGCATCATTTCCCATCCCTTTGGAAGCGCAATGCGAAGCCTTTTAATCGGTATTTATGAGCTGGGAGTGGATGAGATTCTTGTCATTGGACATACGGACTGTGGAGCCAGATATACGGACAGTCAGGGAATGATTCAGAAGATGAAGGCCAGAGGTGTGGAACAAAGAAATATTGATTTGATTAAATATTACGGCATTGATTTTGAAACCTGGCTGGGCGGTTTTTTAGACTTAGACCAGTCTATTACGAAATCCGTGGATATCATTCGTAATCACCCGCTGGTACCGGATACCATTAAGGTCTACGGTCTGGTGATTGATTCGGTAACAGGTGCACTGCGCCGTGTGGTGTAG
- a CDS encoding Gfo/Idh/MocA family protein → MKLGIAGTGMIVKDFLSVSDQIKGLLIGAILSTPKSEASARELAAQYGIEKVYTQYDQLLISDVDTIYVALPNHLHFPFAKEALEAGKHVIVEKPFTTNVSEALILSDLAREKGLFLIEAVTTLYLPNYKKIKEMLPELGDIKIVQCNFSQYSSRYDSFKQGMVLPAFDPCYSGGALMDINIYNLHYVTGLFGEPKGVEYYPNIERGIDTSGILILSYSGFQCTLTGAKDCSSPAVYRIQGDRGYLFQETTANVCGEINVVSNDGTRVVMNENHRNHRMIDEFTEFQEMIDNHRLLKCYDLLDHTLLVSKIQTEARKKAGIYFYGEKENL, encoded by the coding sequence ATGAAGCTTGGTATTGCAGGAACAGGAATGATAGTAAAGGATTTTTTATCCGTCAGTGACCAGATAAAAGGTTTGCTTATAGGGGCAATTTTAAGCACTCCTAAAAGTGAAGCTTCGGCGAGAGAGCTTGCGGCTCAATATGGAATCGAGAAGGTGTACACCCAGTATGACCAGCTTTTAATTAGTGATGTGGACACGATTTATGTGGCATTGCCCAATCACCTTCATTTTCCGTTTGCCAAAGAGGCTTTAGAGGCAGGAAAACATGTAATTGTTGAAAAACCCTTTACTACCAATGTTTCAGAAGCTTTGATATTAAGTGATCTGGCTCGGGAAAAGGGTTTGTTTCTGATAGAAGCGGTTACCACGCTGTATCTCCCGAATTATAAAAAAATAAAAGAAATGCTGCCTGAGCTTGGAGATATAAAGATAGTACAATGTAATTTCTCTCAGTATTCTTCTCGTTATGATTCCTTTAAACAGGGCATGGTCCTTCCGGCCTTTGATCCCTGCTATTCCGGCGGTGCTCTCATGGATATTAATATCTATAACCTGCATTACGTGACCGGTTTATTTGGAGAGCCAAAAGGGGTAGAGTATTATCCCAACATCGAGAGGGGGATTGATACCTCAGGCATATTAATTCTCAGCTATTCTGGTTTTCAGTGTACCCTGACAGGTGCTAAGGACTGCTCCAGTCCGGCTGTATACAGAATACAGGGAGACAGAGGATATCTGTTTCAGGAGACAACAGCCAATGTATGCGGAGAAATAAATGTTGTGTCCAATGATGGGACAAGGGTAGTAATGAATGAAAACCACAGGAATCACCGCATGATAGATGAGTTTACAGAGTTTCAGGAAATGATAGATAATCACAGGCTTTTAAAGTGCTATGATCTTCTGGACCACACCCTTTTGGTCAGTAAAATTCAAACGGAGGCAAGAAAAAAGGCAGGAATTTATTTTTACGGGGAGAAAGAAAATTTATAA
- a CDS encoding pyridoxal phosphate-dependent aminotransferase: MKTFEKSAKLNYVCYDIRGPVMDEANKMIDQGIDILKLNIGNPAPFGFRAPEELLRLMNENLCNTEGYSDSKGLLSARKSIVEYCRKKGIHQVTTDDVYTGNGVSELITLSMQGLLNPGDEILVPSPDYPLWTASVTLAGGSAVHYICDEQSEWYPDIQDIKSKITSRTKGIVVINPNNPTGALYPRELLLEITELSRQNGLIIFADEIYDRLVLDEEEHVSIASLAPDLLTITFNGLSKSHLIAGYRCGWMCLCGDKSFAKGYVEGINLLSSMRLCSNVPAQSVISAALDMEEETKQLLVPGGRVYEQREYIYHALNAIPGISVVKPKAAFYMFPKIDTKRFQIEDDERFVLDFLKEKQILLTHGGGFHWETPDHFRVVYLPEINQLKTACEKLSDFLSYYKQKH, translated from the coding sequence ATGAAGACATTTGAAAAATCTGCAAAACTGAACTACGTGTGTTATGATATCAGAGGGCCGGTTATGGATGAGGCCAACAAAATGATTGACCAGGGGATTGATATCCTGAAGTTGAATATAGGAAATCCTGCTCCCTTCGGATTTCGGGCGCCGGAAGAGCTGTTAAGACTTATGAATGAGAATCTATGCAACACAGAAGGCTATTCCGATTCCAAGGGTCTTTTATCTGCGAGAAAATCCATTGTGGAATATTGCAGAAAAAAAGGAATCCATCAGGTGACCACTGACGATGTCTATACAGGAAACGGAGTCAGCGAGCTGATTACCCTATCCATGCAGGGACTTTTAAATCCTGGTGATGAGATTTTAGTTCCCTCTCCGGATTACCCCTTGTGGACTGCTTCCGTCACACTTGCAGGCGGAAGTGCAGTTCATTATATCTGCGATGAGCAGTCAGAATGGTATCCGGATATTCAGGACATTAAAAGTAAGATTACAAGCAGAACAAAAGGCATTGTTGTCATTAACCCAAACAATCCAACAGGAGCCTTATATCCCAGGGAGCTTCTTTTGGAAATCACAGAGCTGTCCAGACAGAACGGACTGATCATCTTTGCCGATGAGATTTATGACAGACTGGTGCTTGATGAAGAGGAGCACGTATCCATCGCATCCCTTGCACCGGACCTTTTGACCATTACCTTTAACGGTCTGTCCAAATCCCATCTAATCGCAGGTTATCGCTGCGGCTGGATGTGCCTGTGCGGAGATAAATCCTTTGCGAAGGGATATGTGGAGGGAATCAATCTTTTATCCTCCATGAGGCTATGCTCCAATGTTCCTGCCCAGTCCGTCATCAGTGCTGCCCTTGACATGGAAGAGGAGACAAAACAGCTCCTTGTACCAGGGGGTAGGGTCTACGAGCAGAGAGAATACATATACCACGCATTGAATGCGATTCCAGGAATCTCTGTGGTAAAGCCGAAAGCTGCCTTTTATATGTTCCCGAAAATCGATACGAAACGGTTCCAGATTGAGGATGACGAAAGGTTTGTTTTAGACTTCTTAAAGGAGAAGCAGATCCTTCTGACCCATGGCGGCGGCTTTCATTGGGAAACGCCGGATCATTTCCGGGTGGTCTATCTGCCGGAGATCAATCAGCTGAAAACTGCCTGTGAAAAGCTGTCTGATTTCCTGTCTTATTACAAGCAGAAACACTGA
- a CDS encoding MFS transporter yields MRYRKLAVPVMLVSLPVIMFEGLFPLYTKQLGYSTFQMTIFYSAFALAGLVMRFFMGKLSDKYTRRRVFLFAVLLYAAAYISLSGAVSMPHIMAARFIQGAAGILLTLSVVGVITDENDKFAQTMGRFDSNRNLGGMIGVGLCFLIFTNYDLLSGWNIFFLCCFGASLSAYLYSLVKVRKQEKANVPRKAKVVFSVEKKKLWIFNLFFCLFASMTGVLLIPYVTAAFDLGMESLISVFFFPMVVSSFAGPHLGRLGDTFGYRRVMILSAFLLALIAILVPMIHTPDSFTIIWTLYVLSISALDYSMDALFVQGIEEHVIGDYYGKYAFGSNIGHILGPLAGGYLFDHLGISTPYITFSVCMLFFAAACIRYMPKGNRT; encoded by the coding sequence ATGAGATATAGAAAATTAGCAGTGCCGGTGATGTTAGTATCTCTGCCGGTGATTATGTTTGAAGGTCTTTTTCCGCTTTACACAAAACAGCTGGGTTACTCAACGTTTCAAATGACCATTTTTTATTCTGCCTTCGCTCTGGCAGGGCTTGTGATGAGGTTTTTCATGGGAAAGCTTTCTGATAAGTATACCCGGCGAAGGGTGTTCCTTTTCGCGGTCTTATTGTATGCAGCTGCCTATATATCCCTGTCCGGGGCGGTATCCATGCCTCATATCATGGCAGCAAGATTCATTCAGGGAGCCGCCGGCATTTTACTCACCCTTTCTGTGGTTGGAGTTATTACCGATGAAAATGATAAGTTCGCCCAGACCATGGGCCGGTTTGACAGTAACCGGAACCTGGGGGGAATGATTGGGGTAGGGCTTTGCTTTCTGATTTTCACCAATTACGATTTGCTCTCAGGCTGGAACATATTCTTTCTATGTTGTTTTGGAGCTTCCCTGTCCGCATATTTATATAGCCTTGTGAAAGTCAGAAAGCAGGAAAAAGCAAACGTCCCCCGGAAGGCTAAGGTTGTATTTTCAGTTGAAAAGAAGAAGCTATGGATATTTAACCTGTTTTTCTGCCTCTTTGCAAGCATGACCGGAGTTCTGCTGATTCCATATGTGACAGCAGCTTTTGACTTAGGAATGGAATCCCTAATATCTGTTTTCTTTTTTCCTATGGTTGTTTCTTCCTTTGCAGGCCCTCATCTTGGGCGGCTGGGAGATACCTTTGGCTACCGAAGGGTCATGATTTTATCTGCCTTTTTATTAGCCCTTATAGCTATTTTAGTTCCCATGATTCATACCCCTGACAGCTTTACCATCATCTGGACCCTTTATGTTTTATCCATCTCTGCGCTGGACTATTCCATGGATGCTTTGTTTGTTCAGGGAATAGAGGAACATGTGATAGGGGATTATTATGGAAAGTATGCCTTTGGCTCGAACATTGGTCATATTCTGGGACCATTGGCGGGAGGATACTTATTTGACCATCTGGGAATCAGCACTCCCTATATTACCTTTTCTGTGTGCATGTTATTCTTTGCAGCGGCGTGTATCCGGTATATGCCAAAAGGGAACAGAACTTAA
- a CDS encoding family 43 glycosylhydrolase produces the protein MSKLWKLLGLMLVLLTCFPFVSYGDNPIITDVFTADPATLVYDGTCYVYVGHDENDAPNTGYKMVDWKVYSSTDMVNWTDRGTALTAKTFSWSGGDANAAQCIYRNGKFYWYVSTHDKTNPGVAIGVAVSDSPTGPFKDALGRALITNDMTKYASHSWDDLDPTVFIDDDGQAYLYWGNKACYWVKLNDDMISLKGAITAIPITKEAFGPGFEEAPWLYKRNGLYYLLYASGFPESIAYSTSSSPAGPWTYRGIIMKPTPTSTTIHPAIVDYKGASYFLYHNGSLPGGGSYKRSVCIQKFQYNSDGTIPLLTDTTTGLNGTMSRMKSYNFQNMYWRNSDFNVKIEANVTPATDQFWQVVPGLADSTDGNVSFRSVYYPGYYLRQNNNELKLEKQDGSTKFSKDATFKKVPGLKDSSWSSFQSFAAPDLYIRHSNYTLRMSTISTDLDRQDATFLIGK, from the coding sequence ATGAGTAAATTATGGAAGCTTTTAGGCTTAATGCTTGTTTTGCTAACGTGTTTTCCTTTTGTAAGCTATGGGGATAATCCCATAATTACTGATGTCTTTACCGCAGATCCGGCAACGCTTGTGTATGATGGAACCTGCTATGTATACGTTGGGCACGACGAGAATGATGCGCCCAATACGGGATATAAAATGGTGGACTGGAAAGTCTATTCCTCTACCGATATGGTAAATTGGACGGACAGGGGAACCGCTCTTACCGCCAAGACCTTCAGCTGGTCAGGCGGAGATGCCAATGCAGCCCAGTGTATCTATCGGAACGGAAAGTTTTACTGGTATGTCAGCACCCATGACAAAACCAATCCGGGAGTGGCTATCGGTGTTGCGGTATCCGATAGCCCCACAGGTCCTTTTAAGGATGCCTTAGGGCGTGCTCTCATTACCAATGATATGACCAAATATGCGTCTCACTCATGGGATGATCTGGACCCTACCGTATTTATTGACGATGATGGACAGGCATATTTATACTGGGGAAACAAAGCCTGCTATTGGGTTAAGCTGAATGATGATATGATTAGCTTAAAGGGGGCAATTACAGCCATTCCAATCACAAAAGAAGCCTTTGGACCAGGGTTTGAGGAGGCTCCCTGGCTGTATAAAAGGAATGGATTATACTATCTTTTATATGCCTCCGGATTTCCTGAGAGCATCGCATATTCTACCAGCAGCAGCCCTGCAGGTCCTTGGACTTACCGTGGGATTATTATGAAACCGACTCCTACAAGCACCACCATTCACCCGGCAATTGTAGATTATAAGGGAGCTTCTTACTTTTTATACCACAATGGATCATTGCCCGGAGGCGGGAGCTATAAGCGTTCCGTCTGTATACAGAAGTTTCAATATAATTCAGATGGGACCATACCCTTACTTACAGATACAACCACAGGCCTTAACGGGACCATGAGCCGTATGAAGTCCTATAATTTCCAGAATATGTACTGGAGGAATTCAGACTTTAACGTGAAAATAGAAGCAAACGTAACTCCGGCAACGGATCAATTCTGGCAGGTGGTACCTGGACTGGCAGATTCTACAGATGGCAATGTATCCTTCCGCTCGGTTTACTATCCTGGGTATTACTTAAGACAAAATAACAATGAACTGAAGCTGGAGAAACAGGACGGCAGTACAAAATTTTCAAAAGATGCCACCTTTAAGAAGGTTCCTGGTCTAAAAGATTCAAGCTGGTCATCCTTCCAGTCCTTTGCTGCACCTGATTTATATATCAGACATAGTAATTATACCTTGAGGATGAGTACTATAAGTACGGATCTGGACCGACAGGATGCCACCTTTCTAATCGGTAAGTAA
- a CDS encoding DsbA family oxidoreductase has translation MRIELWFDFVCPYCYLGERKLELALEKFEHRDEVELIFKSFELNMASDSTKGKDINQIIADKYHVSYAQAKANNDSITEAGRQVGLNIRFDLFQVERTRLAHELVHYAAGQGKNLELIRRLFEGVFTQGLHLEDKEVLFQLTKDLGVDLTHFQSQYENGTLSSQVQRDEEEAAKLGINSIPHFIIDGKYVISGAQSPDYILNALNKAYHK, from the coding sequence ATGAGAATTGAACTATGGTTTGATTTCGTCTGCCCGTACTGCTATCTGGGAGAACGGAAGCTGGAACTTGCACTGGAAAAATTTGAACACCGTGATGAGGTGGAACTGATTTTCAAAAGCTTTGAGCTTAATATGGCATCCGATTCCACCAAAGGCAAAGACATTAACCAGATTATTGCAGATAAGTATCATGTCAGCTATGCCCAGGCAAAAGCCAACAATGACAGTATTACAGAAGCAGGCAGACAGGTGGGACTCAATATCCGCTTTGACTTGTTTCAAGTGGAACGTACCAGGCTGGCCCATGAATTGGTACACTATGCTGCTGGTCAGGGAAAGAATCTGGAACTGATCCGCCGCCTGTTTGAAGGGGTCTTCACTCAGGGACTCCACTTAGAAGACAAAGAAGTTCTCTTTCAGCTTACCAAAGACCTGGGCGTGGATTTGACCCACTTCCAATCCCAGTATGAGAATGGTACCCTATCCTCTCAGGTACAAAGAGACGAAGAAGAAGCCGCAAAGCTTGGAATTAACAGCATCCCCCACTTTATTATTGACGGCAAATATGTAATATCTGGTGCTCAAAGCCCTGATTACATTCTGAATGCATTAAACAAAGCGTATCATAAGTAA
- a CDS encoding MBOAT family O-acyltransferase produces the protein MTYTSPLYLFAFFPLVLAAYYFCPQRHRSKVLLLASYIFFYSISGKLLIYLLLSTLLIHHGGLWLGYCKAEGERELLASQDKKALKAVYARKRRRILWLSIGFQLGILLVLKYSNFFVKNINGILHIFSFKEVVPALHFVVPIGISFYTLQAVSYLVDVYYEKIKPDDNLERLALYLAFFPSLMEGPICRYNQTADSLYSGKPLDYKNLTYGLQRVLWGLFKKLIIADRLNPLVDNIFNTPGNYSGITIIIGAVLYTFQLYADFSGCIDMTIGTGEIFGVIIPENFRQPFFAKNASEFWRRWHITLGTWLKDYVFYPISLTKFGKKLGKKSRERFGKHLGQILSSALPLLGVWLANGFWHGTGWHYIFFGMYYLVIILLENLMEPWVVTVTNALHMNREGILYRVFQTIKLLIIVFVGELFFAARNLTLGFQMFASIFTGFHWSVLTDGSLLKLGVSIQDFYAAFFGLLTVLIVGVIHERGISIRDKVSAWRMPARFAFLYAAIFVVLIFGAYGEGYLPVKLIYAGF, from the coding sequence ATGACGTATACTTCCCCCCTTTACCTTTTTGCATTTTTCCCACTGGTGCTGGCGGCATACTATTTCTGCCCCCAGCGCCACCGTTCAAAGGTCCTTTTACTGGCCAGCTATATCTTCTTTTATTCCATCAGTGGAAAGCTCCTGATATACCTGCTGCTGTCTACCTTGCTCATCCATCATGGTGGTTTGTGGCTTGGCTATTGCAAAGCAGAGGGGGAACGGGAGCTTTTGGCTTCCCAGGACAAAAAGGCATTGAAAGCAGTCTATGCAAGGAAACGCCGCCGCATTCTATGGCTTTCCATTGGTTTTCAGCTTGGCATTTTACTTGTGCTGAAATACTCTAATTTCTTTGTGAAGAACATCAATGGCATACTTCATATCTTTTCTTTTAAAGAAGTAGTGCCTGCCTTGCATTTTGTAGTACCCATTGGAATCTCATTTTACACCTTGCAGGCAGTATCTTATCTGGTTGATGTTTATTACGAAAAAATCAAGCCTGATGATAATTTAGAGCGGCTTGCCCTTTATCTTGCCTTCTTCCCTTCTTTAATGGAAGGACCCATCTGCCGTTACAATCAGACAGCAGATTCTCTCTATAGCGGAAAGCCTCTGGATTATAAAAACCTCACCTATGGTCTTCAAAGAGTTCTTTGGGGATTGTTTAAAAAGCTTATCATCGCAGATCGATTAAATCCTCTTGTGGACAATATCTTTAATACACCTGGCAATTACAGCGGTATTACGATTATTATTGGTGCCGTTTTATATACGTTCCAGCTCTATGCTGACTTTTCAGGCTGTATTGATATGACCATTGGTACCGGAGAAATCTTTGGTGTTATTATACCGGAAAACTTCCGCCAGCCTTTTTTTGCAAAAAATGCGTCTGAATTTTGGAGGAGGTGGCACATTACCCTTGGCACCTGGTTAAAGGATTACGTGTTCTATCCCATCTCTTTGACAAAATTCGGAAAAAAGCTGGGAAAAAAATCCCGGGAACGATTTGGAAAGCACTTAGGTCAGATATTATCTTCCGCACTTCCACTGCTGGGAGTCTGGCTGGCCAATGGATTCTGGCATGGAACTGGTTGGCATTACATCTTTTTTGGAATGTATTATTTAGTGATCATACTTTTGGAAAATCTTATGGAACCATGGGTCGTGACAGTGACAAATGCCCTTCACATGAACAGGGAAGGTATTCTCTACCGTGTGTTTCAGACTATAAAGCTTCTCATCATTGTATTCGTCGGCGAGCTGTTTTTTGCTGCAAGAAACTTGACCTTAGGGTTTCAGATGTTCGCTTCCATTTTTACCGGTTTTCACTGGTCGGTACTGACTGACGGTTCTCTCCTTAAGCTAGGGGTATCCATTCAGGATTTCTATGCCGCATTCTTTGGCCTCCTTACGGTTCTTATTGTGGGAGTGATTCATGAGCGGGGAATTTCCATTCGTGATAAAGTTTCTGCATGGCGCATGCCCGCCCGTTTTGCCTTTCTTTATGCCGCAATTTTTGTGGTGCTTATTTTTGGTGCTTACGGCGAGGGATATTTACCGGTGAAATTAATTTATGCCGGATTTTAA